One region of Scophthalmus maximus strain ysfricsl-2021 chromosome 13, ASM2237912v1, whole genome shotgun sequence genomic DNA includes:
- the LOC118318406 gene encoding receptor-transporting protein 3: MALSEWTSIFLNEGQGLLHGDAWNLEFDSSIVPEQPEQGWQKYMRSTSARFQCTHCPRGWPSNRVMVVFHMRLMGGTGTVKVKRFRQNCKRCCSEAPMVDPSITAEHITVLMRNLVKKIRIKCYNENLDQGHYDHERIEVNSPHEPAHCEGCMAGICTRVS; encoded by the exons ATGGCACTATCGGAGTGGACATCTATTTTCCTGAATGAAGGACAAGGTCTCCTGCACGGAGACGCCTGGAATCTGGAGTTTGATTCCTCTATTGTACCCGAGCAGCCCGAGCAGGGATGGCAGAAGTACATGAGGAGCACAAGTGCCAG GTTCCAATGCACCCACTGTCCAAGGGGCTGGCCCTCCAACCGAGTGATGGTGGTCTTCCACATGCGGCTGATGGGCGGGACGGGCACCGTCAAAGTGAAGCGCTTCCGTCAGAACTGCAAAAGGTGCTGCAGCGAGGCCCCGATGGTAGATCCCAGCATCACCGCGGAACACATCACCGTCCTCATGAGGAATCTGGTCAAGAAGATAAGAATTAAGTGCTACAATGAAAACCTGGATCAAGGCCACTATGATCATGAGAGGATTGAGGTCAATAGTCCTCATGAGCCTGCCCATTGCGAGGGGTGTATGGCAGGCATCTGTACAAGAGTGAGCTGA